The Epinephelus lanceolatus isolate andai-2023 chromosome 11, ASM4190304v1, whole genome shotgun sequence genome window below encodes:
- the pcf11 gene encoding pre-mRNA cleavage complex 2 protein Pcf11 isoform X2: MDCLLISGYGIDQARVGFPGSLGSKMDDKAAREDACREYQSSLEDLTFNSKPHINMLTILAEENLNFAKDIVAIIEAQISKAPSAEKLPVLYLVDSIVKNVGGEYLAVFAKNLITSFICVFEKVDENTRKSLFKLRSTWDDVFPLKKLYLLDVRVNSVDPAWPIKPLPPTVNASIHVNPKFLKQSEEPSSPVPAPAQPQPPPPPAASASQPVPAISQSSLTQEQLIRQQLLAKQKQLLELQQKKIELELEQTKAQLAGGFVMPTATSVSTPATQSAALSTAPKTTSQTVPVVRPWLPPQTQTDAKSTTRDPRLNRTGPPAASQAKEQPAGKKDGLATPEKSTRPEKARTPRKDVLEDKAKSKSPSPLAKSVQSKNKQAEAEILKSADGTKKDPRLKKRTQDKSGDARDEELKEKKRCTEKKEREGAARGVDPQRSNKGKLVNGSVTKHDREEPAEKLEFKTGGNARTHARKRTRSRSRSRSPATSPKRKDRRSPKSRARSNSLSPSPSHKAGKPRRVRAEEPEHGKPGREARLAPKKNQSENRRSKRPAEDRHSEARDSHSPRSHDGGGKEAKEAPHRWRSGWEENKHPKLPEEPHLKPSGPPRHKQYGGPPRPTTPRTPKHRLSVDANLQIPEVLNSASKKDLLRRASKRLESGEITEEDFLNMAHKIKHFFQYQEERQRSDSWEESADFPAKKVPLLTTPGAPSQPRPHEGMDPAELSYYEHKSKLRKTQVTHRNTGEEWDGEESPEESEETGQGEKTGRSAGHPPSHKYNRAPRDRPGERRSKEREEPRPPLGPMIEEYHHGKEFPTLKSLPGLRFRRRADPRESSEREWNSPLTERQRLDEREEQKSGYDAPRRYGQPVESRLPDPRRPEVPPPSGTVVHRNCPSPAGLDPPAPRFERERLSPLHQKDSAEMSPVPRFESPNSEHSDDGPLNLDAPPLPPPPKSILKAPVRGGPLSSVRQHSDSPGHTPPHDGGHPSSRYDGPGHMGPSRPHPPGWYESGGPGRYDESSRFDGPHHQGPGRFDGGGPPHHNMPERFDGPHMSHGPMRGGDSMGRFDGPPHPQGPGRFDGPIGQQPPVRFDGPGPGPGHFEGPIQRFDGPLRFDNNMAPGPGSGPMNFQQTRPIRFDGPPNQMGPMRFDGPGPLRFEGPVQPGPRFDLPNVPHQGGPPRYECAPSQQGPLRFPPQHNLQPPMGPMAPPMYEPIAPPQNFNMAPQRFPEPMNPQFPAGPMAFPAQPNLQPGGSFNMQAAPPFSQPGPVPFYNPAAPAVSMQQPVNMLANPNQPFLPQNPVPFGQQTPQVAPPENHFGQVDVNDLLSKLISTGIIKPSQPDAAPTTTTESSSTPSAAPPVVEEEEEEADEVEEEDDIPDLTSFTVDDMKQRYESVVTKLYSGNQCCLCSMRFTTAQTDMYADHLDWHFRQNHAGKVASKKITHRRWYYTLTDWIEFEEIADLEERAKSQFFEKENEEEVQKSQAAAKEKEFQSVKATKDQVGESCEICQEPFETYWVEEEEDWFLKNAVRVDDKNFHPACFEDYKNSSYLDVTPSPNKLLTDHPLSAYIKSEEEEGTSCEVAAAAAAAAASVSVKQEVKSEASELPDVKKEEEEVLRDEVQCEESKQ, encoded by the exons ATGGACTGCCTGCTGATCAGTGGTTATGGTATCGATCAGGCTCGTGTAGGTTTCCCCGGGTCGCTCGGCTCAAAGATGGACGACAAAGCGGCGAGGGAAGACGCGTGCCGGGAGTATCAGTCGTCTCTGGAGGACCTGACGTTCAACAGCAAGCCGCACATCAACATGCTGACCATCCTGGCCGAGGAAAACCTCAACTTCGCCAAGGATATCGTGGCAATAATTGAAGCGCAAATCAGCAAG GCCCCATCTGCCGAGAAGCTTCCAGTTTTGTACTTAGTGGATTCCATAGTGAAGAATGTTGGAGGAGAGTACCTTGCAGTGTTTGCTAAAAACCTAATCACTTCATTTATATGTGTCTTTGAAAAG GTGGACGAAAACACTAGAAAGAGTCTGTTCAAGCTGCGCTCGACGTGGGACGATGTGTTTCCTCTCAAGAAACTCTACCTGCTGGACGTGCGGGTCAACTCTGTGGACCCGGCCTGGCCCATCAAGCCGCTGCCGCCCACAGTCAACGCCAGCATTCATGTCAACCCCAAGTTTTTAAAGCAG TCTGAGGAGCCATCCTCTCCGGTGCCCGCCCCCGCTCAGCCGCAGCCGCCGCCACCGCCGGCAGCATCGGCTTCCCAGCCAGTTCCCGCCATTAGCCAGTCGAGCCTGACCCAGGAGCAGCTGATCCGACAGCAGCTGCTGGCCAAACAGAAGCAGCTCCTGGAGCTTCAGCAGAAGAAGATCGAGCTGGagctggaacagacaaaagcgCAGCTG GCCGGTGGATTTGTGATGCCAACAGCGACTTCAGTCTCAACTCCAGCAACGCAGAGCGCGGCACTGAGCACGGCACCGAAGACCACCAGCCAAACTGTCCCCGTGGTCCGACCGTGGCTACCTCCTCAGACTCAGACAGACGCCAAGTCGACCACCAGAGACCCCCGACTGAACCGCACCGGCCCCCCTGCTGCCTCCCAGGCCAAAGAACAGCCTGCTGGCAAGAAGGATGGCCTCGCCACACCTGAGAAATCCACCCGGCCAGAGAAGGCCAGGACCCCGAGGAAAGACGTGTTAGAGGACAAGGCCAAGTCCAAGTCTCCATCTCCGCTGGCCAAAAGTGTCcagagtaaaaacaaacaggCGGAGGCCGAGATTCTGAAGTCAGCTGACGGCACGAAGAAAGACCCCCGACTGAAGAAACGCACACAGGACAAGAGTGGAGACGCCAGAGACGAGGAGctgaaggagaagaaaagatgCACAGAGAAGAAGGAGCGAGAGGGCGCCGCCCGGGGGGTCGACCCTCAACGGTCCAACAAGGGGAAGCTGGTGAACGGCTCAGTGACCAAACACGATCGCGAAGAGCCCGCGGAGAAGCTCGAGTTCAAGACCGGAGGCAACGCCCGGACGCACGCCAGGAAACGCACCCGCTCCCGCTCCAGGTCTCGCTCCCCCGCCACCTCCCCAAAGAGGAAGGACAGGCGGTCCCCAAAGAGCAGAGCCCGGAGCAACTCCCTGTCCCCGTCTCCCTCCCACAAAGCCGGCAAACCCAGGAGGGTCCGCGCAGAAGAACCGGAGCACGGCAAGCCCGGCAGAGAGGCCCGCCTCGCACCCAAGAAGAACCAATCAGAGAACAGGAGGTCAAAGAGGCCGGCTGAGGATCGGCACTCTGAGGCCAGAGACTCTCACTCCCCACGGAGCCACGACGGAGGAGGCAAGGAGGCCAAGGAGGCTCCTCACCGCTGGAGGAGCGGCTGGGAGGAGAACAAACA TCCGAAGCTGCCGGAGGAACCTCACCTGAAGCCCTCAGGACCTCCCAGACACAAACAGTACGGCGGCCCGCCTCGCCCCACCACCCCCCGAACCCCGAAGCATCGCCTCAGCGTAGACGCCAATCTGCAGATACCTGAAGTCCTCAACTCCGCCTCCAAGAAGGACCTGCTGAGGAGG GCCAGTAAGCGTCTGGAGAGCGGCGAGATCACCGAGGAGGACTTCCTGAACATGGcccacaagatcaaacactTCTTTCAGTATCAGGAGGAGAGGCAGCGCTCCGACAGCTGGGAAGAGTCCGCTGACTTCCCTGCCAAGAAAGTGCCGCTGCTGACTACCCCGGGTGCCCCCTCCCAGCCACGGCCCCATGAAGGCATGGACCCGGCGGAGCTGTCGTACTACGAACACAAGTCCAAGCTCAGGAAGACGCAGGTCACCCACCGAAACACTGGGGAGGAGTGGGACGGCGAGGAGAGTCCGGAGGAGAGCGAGGAGACTGGGCAGGGTGAGAAGACGGGCCGCAGCGCCGGACACCCGCCATCACATAAATACAACCGGGCGCCACGGGACAGACCAG GTGAGAGGAGGAGTAAAGAGCGTGAGGAGCCCCGCCCACCACTCGGCCCCATGATCGAGGAGTACCACCACGGCAAAGAGTTCCCCACCCTGAAGTCTCTGCCGGGCCTTCGCTTCAGGAGGAGAGCCGACCCCAGAGAGTCCA GTGAGAGGGAGTGGAACTCTCCGCTGACAGAGCGCCAACGCCTCGACGAACGTGAGGAGCAGAAGAGCGGCTACGATGCTCCGCGGAGGTACGGCCAACCTGTCGAATCCAGGCTCCCTGATCCACGGAGGCCAGAGGTGCCCCCGCCCTCCGGCACCGTGGTGCACAGGAACTGTCCGAGTCCAGCTGGTCTGGACCCGCCGGCGCCCAGGTTTGAGCGTGAGCGCCTGTCTCCTCTACACCAGAAAGACTCTGCAGAGATGAGCCCAGTCCCGCGCTTCGAGAGCCCCAACAGTGAACACTCCGACGATGGGCCACTCAATCTGGATGCCCCCCCGCTTCCCCCTCCACCCAAGTCCATCCTCAAGGCGCCTGTCCGTGGAGGACCGCTGTCTTCTGTCCGACAGCACAGTGACTCCCCAGGACACACACCTCCTCATGATGGAGGACACCCCTCCTCCCGGTACGACGGGCCCGGACACATGGGCCCCTCCAGACCGCACCCTCCAGGGTGGTACGAGAGCGGTGGACCCGGGCGCTACGATGAGTCGTCCCGATTCGACGGGCCTCACCACCAGGGTCCTGGCAGGTTTGATGGCGGGGGACCGCCTCATCACAATATGCCAGAGAGGTTTGACGGACCCCACATGTCTCACGGTCCAATGAGGGGCGGAGACAGCATGGGGCGGTTTGACGGTCCACCTCACCCTCAGGGCCCCGGGAGATTTGATGGTCCCATTGGTCAGCAGCCCCCGGTGAGGTTCGACGGTCCAGGGCCCGGACCGGGTCACTTTGAGGGTCCTATTCAGCGCTTTGACGGCCCGCTGCGCTTTGACAACAACATGGCTCCTGGTCCTGGATCTGGACCAATGAACTTCCAGCAGACGCGACCCATCCGCTTTGACGGCCCTCCAAACCAGATGGGCCCGATGAGGTTCGATGGCCCTGGTCCGCTGCGCTTCGAGGGGCCCGTTCAGCCAGGTCCCAGGTTTGACTTACCCAACGTGCCCCATCAGGGTGGGCCACCACGGTACGAGTGTGCTCCCAGCCAGCAGGGCCCCCTGAGGTTTCCTCCTCAACACAACCTGCAGCCCCCCATGGGGCCGATGGCCCCACCCATGTACGAACCTATTGCCCCCCCGCAGAACTTCAACATGGCCCCCCAGCGCTTCCCTGAGCCCATGAACCCTCAGTTCCCGGCGGGGCCAATGGCGTTCCCAGCTCAGCCCAACCTGCAGCCAGGAGGAAGCTTCAACATGCAGGCGGCGCCGCCCTTCAGCCAGCCGGGCCCCGTCCCCTTCTACAACCCCGCTGCCCCCGCCGTCAGCATGCAGCAGCCG GTAAACATGTTGGCGAACCCCAACCAGCCCTTCCTGCCTCAGAACCCAGTGCCTTTCGGACAGCAGA CTCCGCAGGTCGCCCCTCCAGAGAACCACTTCGGTCAGGTTGACGTCAACGACCTGCTGTccaaactcatttccaccggCATCATCAAACCCTCGCAGCCCGACGCCGCACCGACCACCACCACGG AATCATCTTCCACGCCCTCAGCAGCTCCGcctgtggtggaggaggaggaagaggaggcggatgaggtggaggaggaagacgacATCCCGGACCTGACCAGCTTCACTGTCGATGACATGAAACA GCGTTACGAGAGCGTGGTGACCAAGCTGTACTCAGGGAACCAGTGCTGCTTGTGCAGCATGAGGTTCACCACCGCTCAGACCGACATGTACGCCGACCACCTGGACTGGCACTTCAGACAGAACCACGCCGGCAAGGTCGCCAGCAAGAAGATCACACACCGCCGCTGGTACTACACGCTCACG gacTGGATAGAGTTCGAGGAGATCGCCGACCTGGAGGAGCGAGCCAAGAGTCAGTTCTTTGAGAAGGAGAAcgaggaggaggtgcagaagaGCCAGGCGGCCGCCAAGGAGAAGGAGTTCCAGAGCGTGAAGGCCACCAAGGACCAAGTGGGAGAG TCGTGTGAAATCTGTCAGGAGCCCTTTGAGACGTactgggtggaggaggaggaggactggtTCCTGAAGAACGCCGTCAGGGTCGATGACAAG aACTTCCACCCCGCCTGTTTTGAAGATTATAAAAAT TCGTCGTACCTCGACGTCACGCCGTCGCCCAACAAGCTGCTCACTGATCATCCGCTGAGCGCTTACATAAAgagtgaagaagaggagggcaCTTCCTGTgaagttgctgctgctgctgccgccgccgccgcctcAGTCtcagtcaaacaggaagtgaagtcTGAGGCGAGCGAGCTTCCCGATGtgaaaaaagaggaggaggaggttttaAGAGACGAAGTGCAATGTGAGGAGAGCAAACAGTGA
- the pcf11 gene encoding pre-mRNA cleavage complex 2 protein Pcf11 isoform X1, producing the protein MDCLLISGYGIDQARVGFPGSLGSKMDDKAAREDACREYQSSLEDLTFNSKPHINMLTILAEENLNFAKDIVAIIEAQISKAPSAEKLPVLYLVDSIVKNVGGEYLAVFAKNLITSFICVFEKVDENTRKSLFKLRSTWDDVFPLKKLYLLDVRVNSVDPAWPIKPLPPTVNASIHVNPKFLKQSEEPSSPVPAPAQPQPPPPPAASASQPVPAISQSSLTQEQLIRQQLLAKQKQLLELQQKKIELELEQTKAQLAGGFVMPTATSVSTPATQSAALSTAPKTTSQTVPVVRPWLPPQTQTDAKSTTRDPRLNRTGPPAASQAKEQPAGKKDGLATPEKSTRPEKARTPRKDVLEDKAKSKSPSPLAKSVQSKNKQAEAEILKSADGTKKDPRLKKRTQDKSGDARDEELKEKKRCTEKKEREGAARGVDPQRSNKGKLVNGSVTKHDREEPAEKLEFKTGGNARTHARKRTRSRSRSRSPATSPKRKDRRSPKSRARSNSLSPSPSHKAGKPRRVRAEEPEHGKPGREARLAPKKNQSENRRSKRPAEDRHSEARDSHSPRSHDGGGKEAKEAPHRWRSGWEENKHPKLPEEPHLKPSGPPRHKQYGGPPRPTTPRTPKHRLSVDANLQIPEVLNSASKKDLLRRASKRLESGEITEEDFLNMAHKIKHFFQYQEERQRSDSWEESADFPAKKVPLLTTPGAPSQPRPHEGMDPAELSYYEHKSKLRKTQVTHRNTGEEWDGEESPEESEETGQGEKTGRSAGHPPSHKYNRAPRDRPGERRSKEREEPRPPLGPMIEEYHHGKEFPTLKSLPGLRFRRRADPRESKRSEVRFWSCGVSGSRSGTLQQGEREWNSPLTERQRLDEREEQKSGYDAPRRYGQPVESRLPDPRRPEVPPPSGTVVHRNCPSPAGLDPPAPRFERERLSPLHQKDSAEMSPVPRFESPNSEHSDDGPLNLDAPPLPPPPKSILKAPVRGGPLSSVRQHSDSPGHTPPHDGGHPSSRYDGPGHMGPSRPHPPGWYESGGPGRYDESSRFDGPHHQGPGRFDGGGPPHHNMPERFDGPHMSHGPMRGGDSMGRFDGPPHPQGPGRFDGPIGQQPPVRFDGPGPGPGHFEGPIQRFDGPLRFDNNMAPGPGSGPMNFQQTRPIRFDGPPNQMGPMRFDGPGPLRFEGPVQPGPRFDLPNVPHQGGPPRYECAPSQQGPLRFPPQHNLQPPMGPMAPPMYEPIAPPQNFNMAPQRFPEPMNPQFPAGPMAFPAQPNLQPGGSFNMQAAPPFSQPGPVPFYNPAAPAVSMQQPVNMLANPNQPFLPQNPVPFGQQTPQVAPPENHFGQVDVNDLLSKLISTGIIKPSQPDAAPTTTTESSSTPSAAPPVVEEEEEEADEVEEEDDIPDLTSFTVDDMKQRYESVVTKLYSGNQCCLCSMRFTTAQTDMYADHLDWHFRQNHAGKVASKKITHRRWYYTLTDWIEFEEIADLEERAKSQFFEKENEEEVQKSQAAAKEKEFQSVKATKDQVGESCEICQEPFETYWVEEEEDWFLKNAVRVDDKNFHPACFEDYKNSSYLDVTPSPNKLLTDHPLSAYIKSEEEEGTSCEVAAAAAAAAASVSVKQEVKSEASELPDVKKEEEEVLRDEVQCEESKQ; encoded by the exons ATGGACTGCCTGCTGATCAGTGGTTATGGTATCGATCAGGCTCGTGTAGGTTTCCCCGGGTCGCTCGGCTCAAAGATGGACGACAAAGCGGCGAGGGAAGACGCGTGCCGGGAGTATCAGTCGTCTCTGGAGGACCTGACGTTCAACAGCAAGCCGCACATCAACATGCTGACCATCCTGGCCGAGGAAAACCTCAACTTCGCCAAGGATATCGTGGCAATAATTGAAGCGCAAATCAGCAAG GCCCCATCTGCCGAGAAGCTTCCAGTTTTGTACTTAGTGGATTCCATAGTGAAGAATGTTGGAGGAGAGTACCTTGCAGTGTTTGCTAAAAACCTAATCACTTCATTTATATGTGTCTTTGAAAAG GTGGACGAAAACACTAGAAAGAGTCTGTTCAAGCTGCGCTCGACGTGGGACGATGTGTTTCCTCTCAAGAAACTCTACCTGCTGGACGTGCGGGTCAACTCTGTGGACCCGGCCTGGCCCATCAAGCCGCTGCCGCCCACAGTCAACGCCAGCATTCATGTCAACCCCAAGTTTTTAAAGCAG TCTGAGGAGCCATCCTCTCCGGTGCCCGCCCCCGCTCAGCCGCAGCCGCCGCCACCGCCGGCAGCATCGGCTTCCCAGCCAGTTCCCGCCATTAGCCAGTCGAGCCTGACCCAGGAGCAGCTGATCCGACAGCAGCTGCTGGCCAAACAGAAGCAGCTCCTGGAGCTTCAGCAGAAGAAGATCGAGCTGGagctggaacagacaaaagcgCAGCTG GCCGGTGGATTTGTGATGCCAACAGCGACTTCAGTCTCAACTCCAGCAACGCAGAGCGCGGCACTGAGCACGGCACCGAAGACCACCAGCCAAACTGTCCCCGTGGTCCGACCGTGGCTACCTCCTCAGACTCAGACAGACGCCAAGTCGACCACCAGAGACCCCCGACTGAACCGCACCGGCCCCCCTGCTGCCTCCCAGGCCAAAGAACAGCCTGCTGGCAAGAAGGATGGCCTCGCCACACCTGAGAAATCCACCCGGCCAGAGAAGGCCAGGACCCCGAGGAAAGACGTGTTAGAGGACAAGGCCAAGTCCAAGTCTCCATCTCCGCTGGCCAAAAGTGTCcagagtaaaaacaaacaggCGGAGGCCGAGATTCTGAAGTCAGCTGACGGCACGAAGAAAGACCCCCGACTGAAGAAACGCACACAGGACAAGAGTGGAGACGCCAGAGACGAGGAGctgaaggagaagaaaagatgCACAGAGAAGAAGGAGCGAGAGGGCGCCGCCCGGGGGGTCGACCCTCAACGGTCCAACAAGGGGAAGCTGGTGAACGGCTCAGTGACCAAACACGATCGCGAAGAGCCCGCGGAGAAGCTCGAGTTCAAGACCGGAGGCAACGCCCGGACGCACGCCAGGAAACGCACCCGCTCCCGCTCCAGGTCTCGCTCCCCCGCCACCTCCCCAAAGAGGAAGGACAGGCGGTCCCCAAAGAGCAGAGCCCGGAGCAACTCCCTGTCCCCGTCTCCCTCCCACAAAGCCGGCAAACCCAGGAGGGTCCGCGCAGAAGAACCGGAGCACGGCAAGCCCGGCAGAGAGGCCCGCCTCGCACCCAAGAAGAACCAATCAGAGAACAGGAGGTCAAAGAGGCCGGCTGAGGATCGGCACTCTGAGGCCAGAGACTCTCACTCCCCACGGAGCCACGACGGAGGAGGCAAGGAGGCCAAGGAGGCTCCTCACCGCTGGAGGAGCGGCTGGGAGGAGAACAAACA TCCGAAGCTGCCGGAGGAACCTCACCTGAAGCCCTCAGGACCTCCCAGACACAAACAGTACGGCGGCCCGCCTCGCCCCACCACCCCCCGAACCCCGAAGCATCGCCTCAGCGTAGACGCCAATCTGCAGATACCTGAAGTCCTCAACTCCGCCTCCAAGAAGGACCTGCTGAGGAGG GCCAGTAAGCGTCTGGAGAGCGGCGAGATCACCGAGGAGGACTTCCTGAACATGGcccacaagatcaaacactTCTTTCAGTATCAGGAGGAGAGGCAGCGCTCCGACAGCTGGGAAGAGTCCGCTGACTTCCCTGCCAAGAAAGTGCCGCTGCTGACTACCCCGGGTGCCCCCTCCCAGCCACGGCCCCATGAAGGCATGGACCCGGCGGAGCTGTCGTACTACGAACACAAGTCCAAGCTCAGGAAGACGCAGGTCACCCACCGAAACACTGGGGAGGAGTGGGACGGCGAGGAGAGTCCGGAGGAGAGCGAGGAGACTGGGCAGGGTGAGAAGACGGGCCGCAGCGCCGGACACCCGCCATCACATAAATACAACCGGGCGCCACGGGACAGACCAG GTGAGAGGAGGAGTAAAGAGCGTGAGGAGCCCCGCCCACCACTCGGCCCCATGATCGAGGAGTACCACCACGGCAAAGAGTTCCCCACCCTGAAGTCTCTGCCGGGCCTTCGCTTCAGGAGGAGAGCCGACCCCAGAGAGTCCA agaggtcagaggtcaggttcTGGAGCTGCGGGGTGTCAGGGTCTCGATCAGGGACACTTCAGCAGG GTGAGAGGGAGTGGAACTCTCCGCTGACAGAGCGCCAACGCCTCGACGAACGTGAGGAGCAGAAGAGCGGCTACGATGCTCCGCGGAGGTACGGCCAACCTGTCGAATCCAGGCTCCCTGATCCACGGAGGCCAGAGGTGCCCCCGCCCTCCGGCACCGTGGTGCACAGGAACTGTCCGAGTCCAGCTGGTCTGGACCCGCCGGCGCCCAGGTTTGAGCGTGAGCGCCTGTCTCCTCTACACCAGAAAGACTCTGCAGAGATGAGCCCAGTCCCGCGCTTCGAGAGCCCCAACAGTGAACACTCCGACGATGGGCCACTCAATCTGGATGCCCCCCCGCTTCCCCCTCCACCCAAGTCCATCCTCAAGGCGCCTGTCCGTGGAGGACCGCTGTCTTCTGTCCGACAGCACAGTGACTCCCCAGGACACACACCTCCTCATGATGGAGGACACCCCTCCTCCCGGTACGACGGGCCCGGACACATGGGCCCCTCCAGACCGCACCCTCCAGGGTGGTACGAGAGCGGTGGACCCGGGCGCTACGATGAGTCGTCCCGATTCGACGGGCCTCACCACCAGGGTCCTGGCAGGTTTGATGGCGGGGGACCGCCTCATCACAATATGCCAGAGAGGTTTGACGGACCCCACATGTCTCACGGTCCAATGAGGGGCGGAGACAGCATGGGGCGGTTTGACGGTCCACCTCACCCTCAGGGCCCCGGGAGATTTGATGGTCCCATTGGTCAGCAGCCCCCGGTGAGGTTCGACGGTCCAGGGCCCGGACCGGGTCACTTTGAGGGTCCTATTCAGCGCTTTGACGGCCCGCTGCGCTTTGACAACAACATGGCTCCTGGTCCTGGATCTGGACCAATGAACTTCCAGCAGACGCGACCCATCCGCTTTGACGGCCCTCCAAACCAGATGGGCCCGATGAGGTTCGATGGCCCTGGTCCGCTGCGCTTCGAGGGGCCCGTTCAGCCAGGTCCCAGGTTTGACTTACCCAACGTGCCCCATCAGGGTGGGCCACCACGGTACGAGTGTGCTCCCAGCCAGCAGGGCCCCCTGAGGTTTCCTCCTCAACACAACCTGCAGCCCCCCATGGGGCCGATGGCCCCACCCATGTACGAACCTATTGCCCCCCCGCAGAACTTCAACATGGCCCCCCAGCGCTTCCCTGAGCCCATGAACCCTCAGTTCCCGGCGGGGCCAATGGCGTTCCCAGCTCAGCCCAACCTGCAGCCAGGAGGAAGCTTCAACATGCAGGCGGCGCCGCCCTTCAGCCAGCCGGGCCCCGTCCCCTTCTACAACCCCGCTGCCCCCGCCGTCAGCATGCAGCAGCCG GTAAACATGTTGGCGAACCCCAACCAGCCCTTCCTGCCTCAGAACCCAGTGCCTTTCGGACAGCAGA CTCCGCAGGTCGCCCCTCCAGAGAACCACTTCGGTCAGGTTGACGTCAACGACCTGCTGTccaaactcatttccaccggCATCATCAAACCCTCGCAGCCCGACGCCGCACCGACCACCACCACGG AATCATCTTCCACGCCCTCAGCAGCTCCGcctgtggtggaggaggaggaagaggaggcggatgaggtggaggaggaagacgacATCCCGGACCTGACCAGCTTCACTGTCGATGACATGAAACA GCGTTACGAGAGCGTGGTGACCAAGCTGTACTCAGGGAACCAGTGCTGCTTGTGCAGCATGAGGTTCACCACCGCTCAGACCGACATGTACGCCGACCACCTGGACTGGCACTTCAGACAGAACCACGCCGGCAAGGTCGCCAGCAAGAAGATCACACACCGCCGCTGGTACTACACGCTCACG gacTGGATAGAGTTCGAGGAGATCGCCGACCTGGAGGAGCGAGCCAAGAGTCAGTTCTTTGAGAAGGAGAAcgaggaggaggtgcagaagaGCCAGGCGGCCGCCAAGGAGAAGGAGTTCCAGAGCGTGAAGGCCACCAAGGACCAAGTGGGAGAG TCGTGTGAAATCTGTCAGGAGCCCTTTGAGACGTactgggtggaggaggaggaggactggtTCCTGAAGAACGCCGTCAGGGTCGATGACAAG aACTTCCACCCCGCCTGTTTTGAAGATTATAAAAAT TCGTCGTACCTCGACGTCACGCCGTCGCCCAACAAGCTGCTCACTGATCATCCGCTGAGCGCTTACATAAAgagtgaagaagaggagggcaCTTCCTGTgaagttgctgctgctgctgccgccgccgccgcctcAGTCtcagtcaaacaggaagtgaagtcTGAGGCGAGCGAGCTTCCCGATGtgaaaaaagaggaggaggaggttttaAGAGACGAAGTGCAATGTGAGGAGAGCAAACAGTGA